Genomic window (Streptomyces sp. NBC_01431):
TCCATGGTGCTCGTCCCCGAAGTGGTCGATGCCGTCGGGCCGCTGCCCGTGCTGGCAGCCGGAGGCATCGGCAGCGGTGAACAGATCGCCGCCGGGCTCGCGCTCGGCGCCCAGGGCGTCTGGCTCGGCTCGCTCTGGCTCACCACCACCGAGGCCGACCTGCACTCGCGCGCACTGACCCGCAAGCTGCTCGCGGCCGGCTCCGCGGACACCGTCCGCTCCCGCGCGCTCACCGGCAAGCCCGCCCGCCAGCTGCGTACCGACTGGACCGACGCCTGGGACGACCCGAGCGGCCCCGGCACCCTGCCCATGCCACTCCAGGGTCTCCTCGTGGCCGAAGCCGTCTCCCGCATCCAGAAGTACGAGGTCGAGCCGCTGCTCGGCACCCCGGTCGGCCAGATCGTCGGGAGGATGACGAGCGAACGCAGCGTCCAGGAGGTCTTCGACGACCTGACGCGCGGCTTCGAGCGGGCCATCGACCGCATCAACCGCATCGCGGGGAGGGAGACCCGATGAACCAGCCCCCCAACGGATTCTGGGCCCAGGCCGCCGCCGACCCCAGCCGCCGCGTCCTCATCGCCCCGGACGGCGAGGAATGGACCGCGGGACGGCTGCACGCCGCCGCCAACCAGCTCGTACACGGGCTCAGGGCCGCGGGCCTTGAGCGCGGCGACGCGTTCGCGGTCGTGCTGCCCAACGGAGTCGAGTTCTTCACCGCCTACCTCGCCGCGTCCCAAGCCGGCTTCTACCTCGTCCCCGTCAACCACCACCTCGTCGGCCCGGAGATCGCCTGGATCGTCGCCGACTCGGGCGCCAAGGTCCTCATCGCGCACGAGCGGTTCGCCGAGGCGGCCACGGCGGCGGCCGACGAGGCGAAGCTGCCCGCCACCCACCGCTACTCCGTCGGCACCGTCGCCGGATTCACGCCGTACGCCCAACTCCTGCATGGCCAGAGCGAGTTGGTGCCAGGCGACCGCACGCTCGGCTGGGTCATGAACTACACCTCCGGCACCACCGGACGCCCCCGCGGCATCCGCCGCCCGCTCCCCGGCAAGCTGCCCGAGGAGACCTACCTCGGCGGCTTCCTCGGCATCTTCGGCATCAAGCCGTATCAGGACAACGTGCACCTGGTGTGCTCGCCGCTCTACCACACGGCGGTCCTCCAGTTCGCCGGCGCCTCCCTGCACATCGGCCACCGCATCGTCCTCATGGACAAGTGGACGCCCGAAGAGATGCTGCGCCTCATCGACCAACACGCCTGCACGCACACCCACATGGTGCCGACCCAGTTCCACCGGCTCCTCTCGCTGCCCGACCAGGTGAAGGCGCGCTACGACGTCTCCTCGATGCGGCACGCCATCCACGGCGCGGCGCCCTGCCCCGACCACGTGAAGCGGGCCATGATCGACTGGTGGGGGAGCTGCGTCGAGGAGTACTACGCGGCCAGTGAGGGCGGCGGCGCGTTCGCCACCGCCGAGGACTGGCTGAAGAAGCCGGGCACGGTCGGAAGGGCCTGGCCCATCAGCGAGCTCGCGGTCTTCGACGACGACGGCAACCGGCTGGCGCCGGGCGAACTCGGCACCGTCTACATGAAGATGTCGACCGGCGGCTTCAGCTACCACAAGGACGAGGGCAAGACGAAGAAGAACCGCATCGGAGACTTCTTCACCGTGGGCGACCTCGGCTACCTGGACGAGGACAGCTACCTCTTCCTGCGCGACCGCAAGATCGACATGATCATTTCGGGCGGCGTCAACATCTACCCGGCCGAGATCGAGGCCGCCCTGCTGACCCACCCGGCCGTCGCGGACGCCGCGGCCTTCGGCATCCCGCACGCCGACTGGGGTGAGGAGGTCAAGGCGGTGGTCGAAGTGGCGCACGGCCACCGGGCCGACGACGCGCTCGCCGCCGGGATACTCGCCCACTGCGAACGCCTCCTGGCACGCTACAAGCGGCCCAGGACCGTCGACTTCATCGAGACGATGCCCCGCGACCCGAACGGCAAGCTGTACAAACGACGGCTGCGCGAACCGTATTGGGAGGGCTTCGAGCGCGCGATGTGACCCGGGGAACACCGGCCCCGCTCCGCTGGCGAAGGTGCCCGCCGTCGAGTTGAATGGCGCGGCAGCCGCCGCGGGCGGCGCCGTACCGGGAGGTGGCACAGAAGATGGTGGCGGAGCTGGCCGAGGAGTTCGAGGAACACCGGCCGGTGCTGCGCGGGCTCGCCTACCGGATGCTCGGCTCGCTGTGGGACGCCGACGACGTCGTCCAGGACGCCTACCTGCGCTGGAGCAGGGTCGACCGCGCCGAGGTCAGGGACGCGCGCGGCTTCCTCATCACCGTCGTCTCACGCCTCGCCATCGACCAGCTGCGCTCGGCGCGGGTGACCCGCGAGGCCTACGTGGGGCCGTGGCTGCCCGAGCCCGTCGCCACCAACGAGCTCGGCCCGCTGGACACCGCGGAGCTGCGCGACACGATCGCCTTCGCCACGGTCCACCTCATGGAACGGCTCACCCCGCCGGAACGCGCCGTGTTCGTGCTGCGCGAGGCCTTCCAGCTGCCATACGAGGAGATCGCGGCCATCGTGGACGCGAGCGTCGTCAACTGCCGCCAGATGTACACCAGGGCCGGGCGCCATCTGGCCGCCGGGCGCGACCGCTTCCCGCTGTCCGACGACGAACACGCCAAGCTGCTCACGCGCTTCCTGCAAGCCGCGCAGGGCGGCGACCTCGGCGCGCTCACCGAACTGCTCGCCGAGGACGTGGTGGCCTGGTCGGACGGCGGAGGCAAGGTCACCGCGGCGCGCCGCCCCGTCACCGGCCGCAAGAAGGTGGTCGCCTTCCTCACCGGCCTGCTCAACCGGTACGAGCTGGAAGGCTTCGAGGTCCTCGACATCAACGGCGCCCCCGCCCTGTGCATCACCGCGGACGGGCAGCGCCAGATCGCCGCGTTCTCCTTCCGCGACGGACGGATCGACAACATCTACGCGGTCCGCAACCCCGACAAGCTCACCCGCCTGGACGGCCCCGCCCGCTGAGGCCTCCCGCGGCGCGCGGGGCCCGGACAGCAATGTCTTGACCTCGCGCGCGCGGCCACCCAGGATCCAGCCATGAACGAGGTACGCAGCAGCACCGTCGACGGCATCGTGCGCCGCAGCGCCCGGCGCGCCCCGGAACGCATCGCGGTGCGGTACGCGGACCGCGCTTGGACCTACGCCCAACTCGACGCGGCCGTCTCCACGGCGGCCGCCGTCCTCACCGCCCACGGCCTGCGCGCGGGCGAGAGGGTCGCGACGTACGGCCACAACTCGGACGCCTATCTGATCGCGTTCCTCGCCTGCGCACGGGCCGGGTTCATCCACGTCCCGGTCAACCACAACCTCACCGGCGATGACCTCGCGTACATCCTGGGGCAGTCCGGCACCTCGCTCGTCCTCACCGACCCCGCCCTCGCCGATCGGGTGCCCGCCGGGTTCCCGGTGCGGCACCTGCGGGACAGCGCGGACTCCCTGCTCACGGCGCTGGCCGAGCCGCGCCCGTACGAGCGCGAGGGCGGCGCGGACGAACTCGTCCAGCTCCTCTACACCTCGGGGACCACCGCGCTCGCGAAGGGCGCGATGATGACCCACCGGGCGCTGGTCCACGAGTACCTCTCCGCCATCACCGCGCTCGATCTGCGCGAGAGCGACCGGCCGGTGCACTCGCTCCCGCTCTACCACTCGGCGCAGATGCACGTCTTCCTGGTGCCGTACCTGGCGGTGGGCGCCGAGAACACCATCCTGGACGCGCCGGACGCGGGCCGGATCTTCGACCTGGTGGAGAGCGGGCGCGCGGACTCGCTCTTCGCGCCGCCCACCGTGTGGATCGGCCTGGCGGGGCACCCCGAGTTCGCGTCCCGCGACCTGAGCGGTCTGCGCAAGGCGTACTACGGGGCCTCGATCATGCCGGTTCCGGTCCTGGAGCGGCTGCGCGAGCGGTTGCCGGGGCTCGCCTTCTACAACTGCTTCGGGCAGAGCGAGATCGGGCCGCTCGCCACCGTGCTCGGGCCCGCCGAGCACGAGGGGCGCCTTGACTCCTGCGGGCGCCCCGTGCTCTTCGTGGAGGCGAAGGTCGTGGACGAGAGCGGCGAGGCGGTGCCCGACGGCACGGTGGGCGAAGTGGTCTACCGCTCCCCGCAGTTGTGCGAGGGCTACTGGGACAAGCCGGCCGAGACCGAGGAGGCCTTCCGGGGCGGCTGGTTCCACTCCGGCGACCTCGCGGTGCGCGACAGCGAGGGCTACTTCACGGTGGTCGACCGGGTGAAGGACGTCATCAACTCCGGGGGCGTTCTCATCGCCTCCCGCCAGGTCGAGGACGCGCTCTACACCCATCCGGCCGTCGCCGAGGCAGCGGTCGTCGGGCTGCCCGACGACCGCTGGATCGAAGCGGTCACCGCCTTCGTCGTTGCGCGCGGCCCGGTCACCGAGGCCGAACTCATCGGCCACGCCCGCGAACTGCTCGCCGCCTTCAAGGCACCCAAACGGGTCCTGTTCGTGGACGAGTTGCCGCGCAACGCGAGCGGGAAGATCCTCAAGCGCGAACTGCGCGACCGCCTCGCCTGACGCCCGCCCCAGCAGGCCAGGCCCCAAGTGGCTTGCCCGGGGCCCGCGCTCACCCCCGCTGCGGCCGCAGGTCGACGATCCGCTTGAACTTGCCCACCGAGCGCTCGATGGTCCCCGGGTCCACGACCTCTACCTCCACCGAGACGCCGATGCCGTCCTTGACGGCCGCGACGATCGAGCGCGCCGCCGCCTCCCGGCGCTCGGGCGGGGTGTCCGCGCGGGCCTCCACCCGTACCGTCAGCGCGTCGAGCCGGCCCTGGCGGGTCAGGCGCAGCTGGAAGTGCGGGGCCACGCCCGGCGTGCGCAGCACGATCTCCTCGATCTGGGTGGGGAAGAGGTTCACCCCGCGCACGATCACCAGGTCGTCGCTGCGCCCGGTGATCCTCTCCATCCGCCTGAACACCCGGGCCGTACCGGGCAGCAGCCGCGTCAGGTCCCGCGTCCGGTAGCGGATCACCGGCATCGCCTCCTTGGTGAGCGAGGTGAAGACCAGCTCGCCCCGCTCCCCGTCCGGCAGCACCTCGCCGGTGAGGGGGTCGACGACCTCCGGATAGAAGTGGTCCTCCCAGATGTGCAGGCCGTCCTTGGTCTCCACGCACTCCTGGGCGACGCCGGGCCCCATGACCTCGGAGAGCCCGTAGATGTCGACCGCGTCGATGGCGAACCGCTCCTCGATCTCGCGGCGCATCTCCTCGGTCCACGGCTCGGCGCCGAAGATGCCGACCCGGAGCGAGGTCGTCCGGGGGTCGATGCCCTGCCGTTCGAACTCGTCGAGCAGCGTCAGCATGTAGGAGGGCGTGACCATGATGATCTCGGGACGGAAGTCCTGGATCAGCTGGACCTGACGGGCCGTCATGCCGCCGGAGGCGGGGATCACCGTGCAGCCGAGCCGCTCGGCCCCGTAGTGCGCGCCGAGCCCGCCGGTGAACAGGCCGTATCCGTAAGCCACATGGACCTTGTGGCCGGGCCGGCCGCCCGCTGCGCGGATCGAGCGGGCCACCACGTCCGCCCAGGTGTCCAGATCGCGCTGGGTGTAGCCGACGACGGTCGGGCGTCCCGTCGTGCCGCTGGAGGCGTGGATGCGGCGGATGTCCGTCTCGGGGACCGCGAACATCCCGAAGGGGTAGTGGTCGCGCAGATCGCTTTTGGCGGTGAACGGAAAGCGGGCCAGATCGGCGAGCGAGGCGCAGTCCTCGGGCCGGACGCCGGCCTTGTCGAAGGCCTCGCGGTAGAACCCGACGTGGTCGTAGGCGTGGCGCAGCGTGGCACGCAGCCTGTCGAGCTGTAGCGCCTCCAGCTCCGCGCGGTCCATCCGCTCCGCCGCGTCCAGCACCTGTGCCATCGTGCGCTCCCGTCCTCACTCCGTCCCGCACGGGACGACGAATCGGGCGACCGATCATTCGGTCGTTCCGTATCGGAGCAGTAATTCAGCCAGCCCAGGGGCGCGTCAAGGCCTGTGGACAACACGGCGCGCAGCCGTGCGGCGCGACCGGACGGGTCAAGGTCGCGCTGTGGGCGAAAGGGATTGCCGAGTGTGCCGGACGGCTGTGAGGATCGATCGCATGCCGAAGTTCACGACGTACGACGGGACCGAACTCGCCTACCACCTGCACGGTGAGGGTGAGCCGCTGATCTGCATCCCGGGCGGCGCGATGCGCGCCTCGCGATACCTCGGGGACCTCGGCGGGCTCAGCGCCCACCGGCAGCTGGTGCTGCTCGATCTGCGCGGCACGGGAGACTCCGCCCATCCCGAGGACCCGGCCACCTACCGCTGCGACCGCCAGGTGGCCGACGTCGAGGCGCTGCGCGTCCATCTGGGCCTCGCGCGCGTCGATCTGCTCGGGCATTCGGCGGGCGGCAACCTCGCGATGCTGTACGCGGCGGCCCACCCCGATCGCGTCGCCCGCCTCGCGCTGATCGCCCCGTCCCCGTGGGCGCTCGGGATGCCGCCGACGCGCGCGGAGCGGCTGGCGGCAGCGCGGCTGCGCAAGGGCGAGCCGTGGTTCGAGGAGGCGTACGCGGCCTACTCGGCGGCGCTCGACGGGCGCGAGCCGCAGGCGGACTACGACGCGCTGTTCTACGGCCGGTGGGACGCCGCGGCGAAGGCCCATGCCGCCGCGGGCGACCAGGAGTACAACGACGAGGCGGCGGACGTCTACGGCAGCGACGGCGCGTTCGAGCCGTCCGCCACTCGCGCGGCGCTGGCCCGGCTCGACGCCCCCGCGCTGCTGCTCGCCGGCGAGCTCGACGGCGGGCCGTGCCCCGAACTCGCGGCCCGCGCCGCGGCCTGCTTCACCGACTGCGCCCTCCAGGTCCAGCCGGGCGCGGGCCACTACCCCTGGCTCGACGACCCGGGCGCCTTCGTGCGTACCGTCGCCGCCTTCCTCGACCCGGACGTACGCTCGGTCACCGTCGACGGCGTCCGGCTCGCCTACCGCGTGTGGGGCGAGGAGTCCGCGCCGCCCGTGGTCCTCGTGCACGGACGCGGCGGCAGCGCCTCCGGCTGGACCGAGATCGCCGACCACCTCGCGCGGACCCGCCGGGTGTACGCCTTCGACCTGCGTGGACACGGGCTCAGCGACTGGCCGGGCGCCTACTCCTTCGAGGCCCTGCGCGACGATCTGAGGGGCTTCTTGACGGCACTCGGCCTCACTGGCGCAGACGTGATCGGCCACTCCATGGGAGGCATCGCCGCCGTGCTGCTCGCCCAGGACGAGCCGGGCCTGATCGGCCGCCTCGTCTTGGAGGAGACCCCGCCGTTGTTCCCCCTCGATCCGCCGCGCGGTCCGGCCGAGCGCCCGGCCGGGGAACTGGGCTTCGACTGGGCAGTGGTGGCGGCCACCGACGCCCAGCTGAACGACCCCGACCCGGCCTGGCGCGGCCGGTTCGCCGCCGTAGCCGTGCCGACGCTGGTCGTGGCCGGTGGCCCCACCAGCCATTTCGACCAGAAGAAGCTCGCCTGGATGGCCTCGCGCATACCGGGCGCCCGCCTCGTCACCATCGACGCGGGCCACGCCGTGCACGCCGTCCGCCCGGCCGAATTCCTGGGCGCGCTCGCGGAGTTCGGCATCCTGTGACGGGTGGCCGCGTCTTCAGCGGACGTCGGCCTCCGCTGCCACCGTCCGGGCCCAGCGGTAGTCGGCCTTGCCGCTGGGGGAGCGCTGGATGGCGGGCGCGATCACCAGCTGGCGCGGCACCTTGTAGCCCGCGAGCCTCGTGCGGCAGTGCGTCTGGATGTCGTCGAGGCTGAGCGCGTCCGCGCCGTCGCGGAGCTGCACCACCGCCGCCACATGGCTGCCCCACTTCGCGTCCGCCACCCCGGCCACCAGCGCGTCGTACACGTCCGGATGCGACTTGAGGGCCTGCTCGACCTCCTCGGGATAGACCTTCTCGCCGCCAGTGTTGATGCACTGCGAGCCGCGGCCGAGCACCGTGACGATGCCCGCTTCGTCCACCGTCGCCATGTCCCCGAGCAACACCCAGCGTTCCTCGCCCTTCTGGAAGAACGTCTCGGCGGTTTTGGCCGGGTCGTTGTAGTAGCCGAGCGGCACGTGCCCACGCTGGGCCAGGCGGCCGATCTCGCCCTGTGCCACGGGCTCGTAGGTCGCCGGATCAACCACCCGCGTCCGCTCGTTGACCTCTATGCGGAAGCCCTTGTCCGGGCCCGAGTCGTCGGTGGCGCGGCCGTTGGAGCCGGATTCGGAGGAGCCGAAGTTGTTGAGGATCAGCACGTTCGGCATCAGCTCCTGGAGCTGCGCGCGCACCGTCTCCGACATGATCGCGCCCGACGAGGACAGGCTGAACAGCGAGGAGAGGTCCGTGCCCCTGAGCGAGCCGTGCAGGGCGTCGATGAGCGGCCGCAGCATCGCGTCGCCCACCAGGGAGACGCTGGAGACCTTCTCCTTCTCGATCGTGCGGAGCACTTCCGCGGGGACGTACTTGCGGTGGATGACCACCCGCTGGCCGTAGTTGAAGGCGATGAACGAGGTCAGCGTCGACGTGCCGTGCATCAGCGGTGGAGCCGGGAAGAAGGTCAGCCCGGCGCCGCCCTTCGCGACCCGCTCGGCCAGTTCCTCGGGCCGCTTCACCGGCTCCCCGGCGGGCTCGCCGCCGAACAACCCGGCGAAGAACAAGTCCTCCTGACGCCACATCACACCCTTGGGCATGCCCGTGGTGCCGCCCGTGTAGATGATGAAGAGGTCGTCGGCCGAGCGCTCCCCGAAGCCCCGCTCCAGGGAGCCCGCCGCCTCGGCGTCGGCGAACGGCACCGCGTCGAGCGCCGGAGCGCCGTCCGGTGCGGTCCCCACCCGGATCACGTGGCGCAGCTTCGGCGCCTGGGGCAGCGCCCCCGCCACCCGCTCGGTGAACTCGGCGTCGAAGACCAGCGCCGCGAGGTCGGCATCCCGGTAGAGATAGACCAACTCGTCTTCCACGTAACGGTAGTTGACGTTGACCGGGACCAGTCGCGCCTTGAGGGCGGCGAGCACCGTCTGGAGGTACTCGATGCCGTTGTAGAGGTGTAGGCCCAGGTGCTCGCCGGGCTTCAGGCCCGCGTCGAGCAGATGGTGCGCGAGCCGGTTCGCCGCAGCATCCAGCTGGCGGTACGTCAACCGCCGCTCGGCGCCCGTCCCGGGATGGTCGACGTACACGAGCGCCTCACGGTCCGGGACCACGTCGACGACGGACTCGAACAGGTCGGCAAGGTTGTACTCCACCATTCCTCCTGACACCGGCCCCGACTGACTCGGGGGCCATCAGAGCAAAGCCGCGCACAAGTGGGAAGGGGGCCCGCGGAAGAAATCTGACTGACTGTCAGAAAACTATTGAACTGGCACCGCCCCTACTGCAACCTGTTCTAGGTCTTGAGACGGGAGGACGGCCATGGGCGGTACGGAACACCTCACGGTGCGGCGCGAGGGCGCCACGCTGGTGCTCACCCTGAACCGGCCGGAGGCGAAGAACGCGCTCTCGCTGCCGCTGCTGGTGGGGCTGTACGACGGCTGGCTGGAAGCGGACGCGGACGACTCGATCCGCTCGGTCGTGCTGACCGGGGCGGGCGGCGACTTCTGCGCCGGCATGGACCTCAAGGCCCTCGCGGGCCGGGGGATGGAGGGCGAGCAGTACCGGGACCGGCTGAAGGCCGACCCCGATCTGCACTGGAAGGCGATGCTCCGCCACCACCGGCCCCGCAAACCCGTGATCGCGGCGGTGGAGGGCTACTGCGTGGCGGGCGGCACCGAGATCCTCCAGGGCACGGACATCCGGGTCGCCGGGCGGGGAGCGACCTTCGGCCTCTTCGAAGTGAAGCGGGGCCTGTTTCCCATCGGCGGCTCGACGGTCCGCCTCCAGCGGCAGATTCCGCGCACACACGCGCTGGAGATGCTGCTGACCGGACGGCCCTACAGCGCGGACGAGGCGGCGCGCATCGGGCTGATCGGGCAGGTCGTGCCCGACGGCAGGGCACTGGGAAAGGCCCTGGAGATCGCCGAGTTGATCAATGGATGCGGGCCGCTGGCCGTCGAGGCGGTCAAGGCTTCCGTGTACGACACCGCCGAGATGACGGAGACCGAGGGGCTCAAGTCCGAACTGGAGCGGGGGTGGCCGGTGTTCGCCACGGAGGACGCCAAGGAAGGTGCGGCTGCCTTTGCGGCGAAGCGTGCGCCTGTGTTTCGGCGGGCCTGAGAGTTCCCCGCCCCGCCCTTTCCCGCAACCCTCCGGGGGTGGTGGGCCGGTGCGGGCCGTGGGCACGGGGCTCCACCCCGGACCCCGCTCCTCCATCGCCCAAAGGGGGCTTGGCTCAGGGGCTCGATGTGCCGCCGACCGATCGCCAGTCAGAAGAAGGAGTCCACCGATGACAGCCGCCCCCTCGCCCGACCTGCTGCGCGCGCCCCTCGTGGTCGAGTTTCCGTTCACGCGGTCCCTCGGCCCTGTTCAGAGCGCGTTTCTCACCGGGCTGCGCGAGCGCACCGTGCTCGGGGTGCGCACCGGTGCGGGCAGCGTGCTCGTGCCGCCCGTCGAATACGACCCGGTGACCGCCGCGGAGATCCGCGAACTCGTCGAGGTCGCCTCCACCGGCACCGTCACCACCTGGGCCTGGAACCCCTCCCCGCGCCGCGGGCAGCCCCTCGACCGTCCCTTCGCCTGGGTCCTCGTCCAGCTCGACGGCGCCGACACCGGCCTGCTGCACGCCCTGGACGCCCCCGGTCCCGACGCTGTGCACAGCGGGATGAGGGTCCGGATCCGATGGGCCGGGCAGCGGACCGGAGCCATCACCGACATCGCCTGCTTCGAGCCGCACGAGGGTGGCGAAGACCACGAAGTCACCCCGCACAGCGGCGAGTTCGAGGATCTCGTCACCGGCATCGTCGCCCCCGCCCGGCTCGACTACACCTACAGCCCAGGACGCGCCCAGTCCGCCTACATCAACTCCCTGTCCGCCCGCAAGACGGTCGGTGAGCGCTGCCCGTCGTGCCGGAAGGTGTACGTACCACCGCGCGGTGCGTGCCCCACATGTGGCCTCGCCACACAGGAACGGGTCGAGGTCGGTCCTGCCGGCACCGTCACCACGTACTGCATCGTCAACATCAAAGCGCGGAACCTCGACATCGAAGTCCCCTACGTCTACGCCCACATCGCGCTCGACGGGGCGGGTCTCGCCCTGCACGGGCGGATCGGGGGCATCCCGTACGACCAGGTGCGGATGGGGCTGCGGGTCGAGCCGGTGTGGACCGACGGGGGCCGCTATCCCGACCACTACCGGCCCACCGGTGAGCCCGATGCCGACTACGAGACGTACAAGGAGCTGATCTGATGGCGCCCACCGGCTCCGGCGGTCCCGCCCGTCCGGCCCGCGACGTGGCGATCGTCGCCTTCGCGCAGACCGACCACCTGCGCCGCACGGACGAGCTGTCCGAAGTCGAGATGCTGATGCCGGTGCTGCACCGGGTGCTGGACGCGACCGGTCTCAAGACCAGCGACATCGGCTTCACCTGCTCGGGCTCCAGCGACTACCTCGCCGGCCGCGCCTTCTCCTTCACCATGGCCCTCGACGGCGTCGGCGCCTGGCCGCCGATCTCCGAGTCCCATGTGGAGATGGACGGCGCCTGGGCGCTGTACGAGGCCTGGGTGAAGATCCTCACCGGCGAGGCCGACACCGCGCTCGTCTACTCCTACGGCAAGTCCTCGCCGGGCGAGGTGCGCGACGTACTGACCCGTCAGCTCGACCCGTACTACGTGGCGCCGCTGTGGCCCGACTCGGTGGCGCTCGCCGCCCTCCAGGCGCAGGCCCTCATCGACGCGGGCGAGGCCGACGAGGCCGCGCTCGCCTCGATCGCCGACCGCAGCCGGGCATCGGCCACCGCCAACCCCCATGCACAGGTGCGGGGTTCGCGTCCACCGGGTGACTACGTCGTACGCCCGCTGCGCACCGGTGACTGCCCGCCGGTCGGTGACGGCGCCGCCGCCGTTATCCTGGCCGCGGGTGACCGGGTACGCGAACTGTGCGCGCGGCCCGCGTGGATCCGCGGCATGGACCACCGCATCGAGGCGCACAGCCTCGGCGTGCGGGACCTCACCGACTCGCCGTCCAGCCGGCTCGCCGCCACGCACGCCGGAGCCTTCGAACGGCCCGTCGACACCGCCGAGTTGCACGCCCCGTTCACCTCGCAGGAGGTCGTCCTGCGCAAGGCCCTGAAGCTCGGCGACGGCGTCGCCGTCAACCCCTCGGGGGGCGCCCTCGCCGCGAACCCCGTGATGGCGGCCGGGCTGATCCGGCTCGGCGAGGCCGCCGCCCGCATCCACCGCGGCGAGTCCGACCGGGCGCTCGCACACGCCACGTCCGGGCCCTGCCTTCAGCAGAACCTGGTCGCCGTCCTGGAGGGGGAGTCATGAGCAAGGAACCCGTGGCCGTCGTCGGGATCGGGCAGACCAAACACGTGGCCGCCCGGCACGACGTCTCGATCGCCGGACTCGTCCGCGAAGCAGCCCAAAGAGCCCTGGCGGACGCCCAGTTGACCTGGGCCGACATCGACGCCGTCGTCATCGGCAAGGCGCCCGACTTCTTCGAGGGCGTCATGATGCCCGAGCTGTACCTCGCCGACGCGCTCGGCGCGGTCGGCAAGCCCATGCTGCGGGTGCACACGGCTGGCTCGGTCGGCGGCTCCACCGCACTGGTCGCCGCCAACCTGGTCGCCGCCCGCGTCCACCGAACCGTCCTCACCCTCGCCTTCGAGAAGCAGTCCGAGTCCAACGCGATGTGGGGCCTGTCGCTGCCCATCCCGTTCACCCAGCCGCTGCTCGCCGGGGCGGGCGGTTTCTTCGCGCCGCACGTACGGGCCTACATGCGGCGCACCGGCGCCCCCGACACGGTGGGCTCCCTCGTCGCGTACAAGGACCGCCGCAACGCGCTGCTGAACCCGTACGCGCATCTGCACGAGCACGACATCACCCTGGAGAAGGTCCAGGCCTCGCCGATGCTGTGGGACCCGATCCGCTACTCCGAGACCTGCCCGTCCTCCGACGGGGCCTGCGCGATGGTCCTCACCGACCGTGCGGGCGCCGCCCGTTCGCCGCATCCGGCGGCCTGGGTGCACGGCGGTGCGATGCGCAGCGAGCCGACCCTGTTCGCGGGCAAGGACTTCGTATCGCCCCAGGCGGGCAAGGACTGCGCGGCAGAGGTGTACCGGCAGGCCCATATCACCGACCCGCGCCGTGAGATCGACGCCGTCGAAATGTATGTGCCGTTCTCCTGGTACGAGCCGATGTGGCTGGAGAACCTGGGTTTCGCCGCCGA
Coding sequences:
- a CDS encoding acyl-CoA synthetase; its protein translation is MNQPPNGFWAQAAADPSRRVLIAPDGEEWTAGRLHAAANQLVHGLRAAGLERGDAFAVVLPNGVEFFTAYLAASQAGFYLVPVNHHLVGPEIAWIVADSGAKVLIAHERFAEAATAAADEAKLPATHRYSVGTVAGFTPYAQLLHGQSELVPGDRTLGWVMNYTSGTTGRPRGIRRPLPGKLPEETYLGGFLGIFGIKPYQDNVHLVCSPLYHTAVLQFAGASLHIGHRIVLMDKWTPEEMLRLIDQHACTHTHMVPTQFHRLLSLPDQVKARYDVSSMRHAIHGAAPCPDHVKRAMIDWWGSCVEEYYAASEGGGAFATAEDWLKKPGTVGRAWPISELAVFDDDGNRLAPGELGTVYMKMSTGGFSYHKDEGKTKKNRIGDFFTVGDLGYLDEDSYLFLRDRKIDMIISGGVNIYPAEIEAALLTHPAVADAAAFGIPHADWGEEVKAVVEVAHGHRADDALAAGILAHCERLLARYKRPRTVDFIETMPRDPNGKLYKRRLREPYWEGFERAM
- a CDS encoding RNA polymerase sigma-70 factor, with product MAQKMVAELAEEFEEHRPVLRGLAYRMLGSLWDADDVVQDAYLRWSRVDRAEVRDARGFLITVVSRLAIDQLRSARVTREAYVGPWLPEPVATNELGPLDTAELRDTIAFATVHLMERLTPPERAVFVLREAFQLPYEEIAAIVDASVVNCRQMYTRAGRHLAAGRDRFPLSDDEHAKLLTRFLQAAQGGDLGALTELLAEDVVAWSDGGGKVTAARRPVTGRKKVVAFLTGLLNRYELEGFEVLDINGAPALCITADGQRQIAAFSFRDGRIDNIYAVRNPDKLTRLDGPAR
- a CDS encoding fatty acyl-CoA synthetase, whose product is MNEVRSSTVDGIVRRSARRAPERIAVRYADRAWTYAQLDAAVSTAAAVLTAHGLRAGERVATYGHNSDAYLIAFLACARAGFIHVPVNHNLTGDDLAYILGQSGTSLVLTDPALADRVPAGFPVRHLRDSADSLLTALAEPRPYEREGGADELVQLLYTSGTTALAKGAMMTHRALVHEYLSAITALDLRESDRPVHSLPLYHSAQMHVFLVPYLAVGAENTILDAPDAGRIFDLVESGRADSLFAPPTVWIGLAGHPEFASRDLSGLRKAYYGASIMPVPVLERLRERLPGLAFYNCFGQSEIGPLATVLGPAEHEGRLDSCGRPVLFVEAKVVDESGEAVPDGTVGEVVYRSPQLCEGYWDKPAETEEAFRGGWFHSGDLAVRDSEGYFTVVDRVKDVINSGGVLIASRQVEDALYTHPAVAEAAVVGLPDDRWIEAVTAFVVARGPVTEAELIGHARELLAAFKAPKRVLFVDELPRNASGKILKRELRDRLA
- the paaK gene encoding phenylacetate--CoA ligase PaaK; this translates as MAQVLDAAERMDRAELEALQLDRLRATLRHAYDHVGFYREAFDKAGVRPEDCASLADLARFPFTAKSDLRDHYPFGMFAVPETDIRRIHASSGTTGRPTVVGYTQRDLDTWADVVARSIRAAGGRPGHKVHVAYGYGLFTGGLGAHYGAERLGCTVIPASGGMTARQVQLIQDFRPEIIMVTPSYMLTLLDEFERQGIDPRTTSLRVGIFGAEPWTEEMRREIEERFAIDAVDIYGLSEVMGPGVAQECVETKDGLHIWEDHFYPEVVDPLTGEVLPDGERGELVFTSLTKEAMPVIRYRTRDLTRLLPGTARVFRRMERITGRSDDLVIVRGVNLFPTQIEEIVLRTPGVAPHFQLRLTRQGRLDALTVRVEARADTPPERREAAARSIVAAVKDGIGVSVEVEVVDPGTIERSVGKFKRIVDLRPQRG
- a CDS encoding alpha/beta fold hydrolase, coding for MPKFTTYDGTELAYHLHGEGEPLICIPGGAMRASRYLGDLGGLSAHRQLVLLDLRGTGDSAHPEDPATYRCDRQVADVEALRVHLGLARVDLLGHSAGGNLAMLYAAAHPDRVARLALIAPSPWALGMPPTRAERLAAARLRKGEPWFEEAYAAYSAALDGREPQADYDALFYGRWDAAAKAHAAAGDQEYNDEAADVYGSDGAFEPSATRAALARLDAPALLLAGELDGGPCPELAARAAACFTDCALQVQPGAGHYPWLDDPGAFVRTVAAFLDPDVRSVTVDGVRLAYRVWGEESAPPVVLVHGRGGSASGWTEIADHLARTRRVYAFDLRGHGLSDWPGAYSFEALRDDLRGFLTALGLTGADVIGHSMGGIAAVLLAQDEPGLIGRLVLEETPPLFPLDPPRGPAERPAGELGFDWAVVAATDAQLNDPDPAWRGRFAAVAVPTLVVAGGPTSHFDQKKLAWMASRIPGARLVTIDAGHAVHAVRPAEFLGALAEFGIL